In Odocoileus virginianus isolate 20LAN1187 ecotype Illinois chromosome 15, Ovbor_1.2, whole genome shotgun sequence, a genomic segment contains:
- the ZNF706 gene encoding zinc finger protein 706 — MARGQQKIQSQQKNAKKQAGQKKKQGHDQKAAAKAALIYTCTVCRTQMPDPKTFKQHFESKHPKTPLPPELADVQA, encoded by the exons ATGGCTCGTGGACAGCAGAAGATTCAGTCTCAGCAGAAAAATGCCAAAAAGCAAGCTggacaaaagaagaaacaaggaCATGACCAGAAGGCTGCTGCCAAAGCTGCCTTAATATATACCTGCACTGTCTGTAGG acacAAATGCCAGACCCTAAGACCTTCAAGCAGCACTTTGAGAGCAAGCATCCTAAGACTCCACTTCCTCCAGAATTAGCTGATGTTCAGGCATAA